The Triticum aestivum cultivar Chinese Spring chromosome 3A, IWGSC CS RefSeq v2.1, whole genome shotgun sequence genome includes a region encoding these proteins:
- the LOC123059082 gene encoding uncharacterized protein: protein MMFTEPSNCFIFNGTCMRHGPTHMLQIVSIKLAKIHVNGGPIALYGYIALRDNLDPLLNYVVKFSRDDPRAITLEQGSLINLAGPKRGINYLGDIFIEYDMRIKTVGPEKHDPQLIDGVSILGNMGVRNRSVFTNRIHGNCGAVDITFSSLENAIEATVEVAISEVQSSFNLSLGCFTSGLNEEIRLFDGVIGEMRSLKRSVVAVVIDSWIHLKFKVGTERSSSTERDCFFNAGNHGSSARKIKTDFALISVKVIWSPLPDGF, encoded by the exons ATGATGTTTACAGAGCCCTCAAATTGCTTCATCTTCAATGGCACTTGCATGCGGCATGGACCTACTCACATGTTACAAATTGTATCAATAAAGCTGGCTAAAATTCATGTGAATGGTGGGCCAATAGCGTTGTATGGATACATAGCACTGCGGGATAATCTGGATCCATTGCTTAATTATGTCGTCAAATTTAGCAGGGATGATCCCAGAGCCATTACTTTGGAGCAG GGTTCTCTCATCAACTTGGCTGGCCCTAAGCGAGGGATTAATTATCTGGGTGATATTTTTATCGAATACGATATGAGGATCAAGACTGTTGGACCAGAAAAGCATGATCCACAACTGATCGATGGCGTATCAATACTAGGCAACATGGGCGTACGGAATCGTAGTGTGTTCACGAATCGCATCCATGGCAATTGTGGTGCAGTTGACATAACCTTTTCAAGTCTTGAAAATGCAATTGAGGCGACTGTAGAAGTTGCCATATCAGAAGTGCAAAGCAGTTTCAATCTGTCTCTTGGCTGTTTTACCAGTGGGTTGAATGAAGAAATTCGGCTCTTTGATGGCGTCATTGGTGAGATGCGGAGCTTAAAAAGGTCTGTGGTTGCTGTGGTGATAGATTCTTGGATACACTTGAAGTTCAAGGTTGGTACAGAGCGATCCAGTTCCACTGAACGTGATTGTTTCTTCAATGCTGGCAACCACGGGTCTAGTGCTCGAAAGATTAAGACTGATTTTGCGTTAATCTCAGTGAAGGTGATCTGGTCGCCTTTGCCTGATGGGTTCTAG